In Candidatus Epulonipiscium sp., a single genomic region encodes these proteins:
- the sigH gene encoding RNA polymerase sporulation sigma factor SigH → MNLNAGKNIRILSYDQLEDEEIIYLIRGGDTIAMDYLINKYKNFVRAKSRTYFLIGADREDIIQEGMIGLYKAIRDYQEEKISSFRAFAELCITRQIITAIKAATRQKHMPLNSYISLHKPIFDEESERITLMDVIVGGKVANPEELLISQENLSVIEQRMGEVLSNLECQVLSFYLQGKAYYEIANKMGRDIKSIDNALQRVKKKLEKLL, encoded by the coding sequence ATGAATTTAAATGCGGGTAAAAATATCAGAATATTATCTTATGACCAATTAGAAGACGAAGAGATAATATACCTAATCCGAGGCGGGGATACAATTGCCATGGATTATCTGATTAATAAATATAAAAACTTTGTTCGTGCAAAATCAAGAACCTACTTCCTAATCGGGGCAGATAGAGAAGATATCATTCAAGAAGGTATGATAGGACTATACAAGGCCATAAGAGACTATCAGGAAGAAAAGATTTCATCCTTTCGTGCCTTTGCAGAATTATGCATAACCCGCCAAATTATTACTGCTATAAAGGCAGCTACTCGCCAAAAACATATGCCACTTAATTCGTACATATCCCTTCATAAGCCTATATTTGATGAAGAAAGCGAACGGATAACCTTAATGGATGTTATCGTGGGTGGAAAAGTTGCAAATCCAGAAGAACTTTTAATTAGTCAAGAGAATTTATCTGTCATCGAACAACGTATGGGAGAAGTATTGAGTAATTTAGAATGTCAAGTGCTATCTTTTTATCTCCAGGGAAAGGCTTATTATGAAATAGCAAATAAAATGGGTAGGGATATCAAATCCATCGATAATGCTCTACAAAGGGTGAAGAAGAAACTAGAAAAACTACTATAA